Proteins from a single region of Polynucleobacter sp. KF022:
- a CDS encoding folate-binding protein: MTNNTQNQQNWLNNHSSLPSILPDWGCIQIEGADAAGFLQNQLTNSVLGLNRTLPGSKAYGFSGARLVGYCSPKGRLLASAWLGLFPSTNESEDRFALFISKDIAASTAKRLSMYVLRSKVKVTDLSASWSVAGLYGTDQAISSYQTSEQSIALRMPDVLVGSQSIARLLLAFPNQSPIETQNSVTALNIWNELEVLSAIPRIVAATQEQFVPQMINFESVAGVDFKKGCYPGQEIVARSQYRGAIKRRLQLANVIGSELDQNLIMPGTEIFHSKDSDQPAGMVVLSSQDHSDPARTTLQIECKLEALENGEIHLGNPTGPVLQIDSLPYPLIEI; this comes from the coding sequence ATGACAAATAACACTCAAAATCAGCAAAATTGGCTTAATAACCATTCATCTCTACCCTCCATTCTTCCTGATTGGGGTTGTATTCAAATTGAGGGTGCTGATGCTGCAGGCTTTTTGCAAAATCAATTAACAAATTCTGTTTTGGGGCTCAATCGCACCCTGCCAGGATCCAAGGCTTATGGTTTCTCAGGAGCTCGTCTCGTTGGCTACTGTAGCCCAAAAGGTCGATTATTGGCGAGCGCTTGGCTTGGCTTATTCCCATCCACTAATGAATCTGAAGACCGCTTTGCCCTATTTATCTCAAAAGATATCGCGGCAAGTACAGCGAAACGATTATCAATGTATGTGTTGCGTTCAAAAGTGAAGGTGACAGATCTTTCTGCGAGTTGGTCAGTAGCAGGACTTTATGGAACTGATCAAGCTATCAGTAGCTACCAAACTTCCGAACAGTCTATTGCCTTAAGGATGCCCGATGTATTAGTTGGATCTCAATCAATTGCACGCCTTTTGTTAGCGTTTCCAAATCAATCCCCTATCGAAACTCAAAACTCTGTAACAGCATTAAATATCTGGAACGAGCTTGAGGTGCTAAGTGCCATTCCTCGAATTGTTGCAGCAACACAAGAGCAATTTGTGCCGCAGATGATTAATTTTGAATCCGTTGCTGGCGTGGATTTTAAAAAAGGATGTTATCCAGGTCAGGAAATAGTAGCCCGCAGTCAATATCGCGGCGCCATCAAGCGAAGACTTCAACTGGCCAATGTAATTGGTTCTGAGTTAGATCAAAATCTCATCATGCCAGGCACCGAAATTTTTCATAGCAAGGATTCGGATCAGCCAGCTGGAATGGTTGTTTTATCCTCCCAAGATCACTCAGATCCAGCGCGTACTACTCTTCAAATTGAGTGCAAGCTCGAGGCTCTTGAAAATGGGGAGATTCACTTGGGTAACCCTACTGGACCTGTGTTACAAATAGATTCATTGCCATACCCTTTAATTGAAATTTAA
- a CDS encoding NRDE family protein has translation MCLILFAWNSHPDYSLVVAANRDEFYERDTEGVSWWSEHPHVLAGRDRADVLGSPGTWLGFTKTGKFAALTNVRAPSEKNPDARTRGELSLMYLTSKDRPTQFIQSHSKRFTQYNGFNLLMADLSDPANGEMHWVSNRMMLGQSIRPRKVFPQQPLEPGVYGLSNAMLDTPWPKVNHRVAAFAQALAMDQGQLKNADQYLKLLADSHHASDHELPNTGVSKEWEKALSSAFIKTPAYGTRSSTVLRVRKDGHFELVERRFDVSGTVGHDVVTGALSSSSDSNLSV, from the coding sequence ATGTGCCTCATTCTTTTCGCATGGAACTCCCATCCAGACTACTCTCTGGTGGTTGCAGCCAATCGCGATGAATTTTATGAGCGCGATACCGAAGGAGTCTCTTGGTGGTCAGAACATCCACATGTTTTGGCCGGCAGAGATCGCGCTGATGTTTTGGGAAGTCCTGGTACATGGTTAGGATTTACTAAAACTGGAAAATTTGCGGCCTTGACTAACGTAAGAGCGCCGAGCGAAAAAAATCCAGATGCAAGAACGCGTGGCGAGCTATCTTTGATGTATCTCACCAGCAAAGATCGCCCAACACAATTTATTCAAAGTCATTCAAAACGCTTTACACAATACAACGGCTTTAATTTGCTGATGGCCGATCTTAGTGATCCAGCTAATGGAGAAATGCATTGGGTTAGCAATCGAATGATGTTGGGTCAAAGTATTCGCCCCCGCAAGGTATTTCCCCAACAACCCCTAGAGCCAGGCGTCTATGGACTCTCCAATGCGATGTTGGACACCCCTTGGCCCAAAGTAAACCACCGCGTAGCTGCCTTTGCTCAAGCCTTGGCTATGGATCAAGGGCAACTTAAAAATGCAGATCAATATCTAAAATTGCTCGCAGATAGTCATCATGCAAGCGATCATGAGCTGCCGAATACGGGTGTAAGCAAAGAATGGGAGAAGGCGCTCTCCTCTGCTTTTATTAAAACCCCTGCCTACGGTACACGTTCCAGTACGGTTCTAAGGGTTCGTAAAGATGGGCATTTTGAATTGGTTGAACGTCGCTTTGATGTATCCGGAACCGTTGGCCACGATGTTGTAACAGGTGCCCTTAGTTCATCATCAGACTCTAATTTATCTGTCTAA
- a CDS encoding PaaI family thioesterase — protein MNKQVQINPQTQLANLGEELNVPFLKLLGVRCLSAEMGKGEILLALKPEHNNTWEVAHGGVLLTLMDVAMAVAARSGDPSDRSVVTIEMKNNFMQAATGVLRVKADTVRRTATMAFCEAKLFNDQGEICCMSTGTFKYLKRLATKNADGIRVVNDDGRVE, from the coding sequence ATGAATAAACAAGTTCAAATAAATCCACAAACCCAACTAGCCAATTTAGGCGAGGAATTGAATGTCCCTTTTTTAAAGCTTCTTGGCGTACGTTGCTTAAGTGCAGAAATGGGTAAGGGGGAGATTTTGCTAGCTCTGAAACCTGAGCACAACAATACTTGGGAAGTGGCTCATGGCGGCGTCTTATTGACACTCATGGATGTTGCCATGGCAGTTGCAGCAAGATCGGGTGACCCCAGCGACAGAAGTGTCGTGACTATTGAAATGAAAAATAATTTTATGCAGGCCGCAACTGGAGTACTCAGGGTCAAGGCTGATACCGTCCGAAGGACTGCAACCATGGCTTTTTGCGAAGCAAAGCTATTTAATGATCAGGGTGAGATTTGCTGCATGTCGACCGGGACCTTTAAGTACCTGAAGCGCTTAGCTACTAAAAATGCTGACGGAATTCGTGTAGTGAATGACGATGGTCGCGTCGAATAA
- a CDS encoding protein adenylyltransferase SelO, which translates to MAFTFSGDDVCQATQPTPLPEPYWVAFSPSSAKLIGIELDKNQLPTDTTWLAVLSGNQLSTGTHQFPNPIATAYSGHQFGVWAGQLGDGRAILLGDIAGQELQLKGAGITRFSRMGDGRAVLRSSIREFLCSEAMHALGIPTTRALSIIGSDLPIRRETLETAAVCARLAPSFMRVGHFEHFASLDDVGRLKEFADYLIQNHYPESQNTENPYLSLFKEICSRNANLVAQWQSVGFCHGVLNSDNISVLGLTIDYGPFGFLDQFQIDHICNHSDQGGRYAYHRQPQIMHWNMACLASAMIPLLANDSGKEKAQEQLRGALEQFPVVYAHKWQSLFRKKLGLFTVQEGDIPLIERLLQAMHDSKVDFTSFFRNLGKLQVNSAISKNPLRDEFLDRESIDRWFVDYAERLQLESSSDIARQKEMDRINPKYVLRNHLAQSAIEMAQNKDFSEVIKLLKILSHPYEEQDEYHSYSLAPPPNAQSVEVSCSS; encoded by the coding sequence ATGGCCTTTACCTTCAGCGGCGATGATGTTTGCCAAGCGACCCAACCCACTCCCTTGCCCGAACCCTATTGGGTTGCATTTTCGCCTTCCTCTGCTAAGTTAATCGGTATTGAGCTGGATAAAAACCAGCTACCTACTGATACGACTTGGTTGGCAGTTTTATCTGGAAATCAATTAAGTACAGGAACCCACCAGTTTCCTAACCCAATTGCAACAGCCTATAGCGGCCATCAATTTGGCGTTTGGGCTGGACAACTGGGGGACGGACGTGCAATTTTATTGGGTGATATAGCAGGGCAAGAATTACAGCTGAAAGGTGCTGGCATTACTCGGTTTTCACGAATGGGGGATGGGAGAGCGGTACTACGTTCTTCCATTAGAGAGTTTCTCTGCAGCGAAGCAATGCATGCATTAGGCATTCCCACTACTCGAGCATTATCGATTATTGGTTCTGACTTGCCGATTAGAAGGGAAACCCTGGAAACCGCCGCAGTCTGCGCAAGGCTCGCGCCTAGCTTTATGAGGGTTGGTCATTTTGAACACTTCGCTTCATTGGATGATGTGGGGCGTCTGAAGGAATTTGCCGATTACTTAATTCAGAACCATTACCCAGAGTCTCAAAATACAGAGAATCCTTACTTAAGCCTTTTTAAAGAAATTTGTTCTCGTAATGCAAATCTTGTGGCGCAATGGCAGTCAGTTGGCTTCTGTCATGGTGTTCTCAATAGTGACAACATCAGCGTACTTGGCTTAACAATAGATTACGGGCCATTTGGGTTCTTGGATCAATTTCAAATCGATCATATTTGCAACCATAGCGATCAAGGCGGACGATATGCCTATCATCGCCAGCCTCAGATCATGCATTGGAATATGGCTTGCCTTGCCAGCGCGATGATTCCATTGCTAGCAAATGATTCAGGGAAAGAAAAAGCGCAAGAACAACTGCGCGGCGCTCTTGAGCAATTTCCAGTGGTGTACGCACATAAATGGCAATCCCTCTTTAGGAAAAAGCTAGGCCTTTTCACTGTTCAAGAGGGAGATATCCCCCTCATCGAAAGACTATTGCAGGCAATGCATGATTCAAAAGTAGACTTCACGAGTTTCTTTAGAAATCTTGGCAAGCTACAGGTCAATTCAGCTATTTCTAAAAATCCATTGCGTGATGAGTTTTTGGATAGAGAGTCTATCGATCGCTGGTTTGTCGATTACGCAGAGCGATTGCAGCTGGAATCAAGCTCTGACATTGCGCGCCAGAAAGAAATGGATCGAATTAATCCTAAATATGTATTGCGAAATCACTTGGCACAATCTGCAATTGAAATGGCTCAGAATAAAGATTTCTCTGAAGTCATCAAGCTTCTAAAAATTTTGAGCCATCCTTATGAAGAGCAAGATGAGTATCACTCATACTCATTAGCGCCACCCCCAAATGCCCAATCAGTTGAAGTTAGCTGTTCATCCTAG
- the msrB gene encoding peptide-methionine (R)-S-oxide reductase MsrB, producing the protein MKKTDQEYKQALSDIEYRVTREAATERPFTGKYWDHWDQGRYKCICCDTPLFLSETKFDAGCGWPSYNAPEVPSSIKEIRDTTHGMIRTEVRCAHCDAHLGHVFEDGPMPTGLRYCINSASLSFEPSSNATPVKSGE; encoded by the coding sequence ATGAAAAAAACAGATCAAGAATATAAACAAGCGCTCAGCGACATTGAGTATCGCGTTACACGTGAAGCTGCAACTGAACGACCATTTACCGGTAAGTATTGGGATCACTGGGATCAGGGCCGGTATAAGTGCATCTGCTGCGACACCCCCCTCTTTCTATCTGAAACAAAATTTGACGCTGGTTGCGGTTGGCCCAGCTATAACGCCCCTGAAGTTCCATCATCAATCAAAGAAATTCGCGACACGACCCATGGAATGATTCGCACTGAGGTCCGTTGCGCTCATTGCGATGCTCATTTAGGTCACGTATTTGAAGACGGGCCTATGCCTACGGGGTTGCGTTATTGCATCAATTCAGCTTCCTTGAGCTTTGAGCCTAGCTCTAACGCGACACCCGTAAAGTCAGGTGAATAG
- a CDS encoding septation protein A → MKFLFDLFPIILFFVAFKFGDIYTATIVAMVATIVQILWVYYRHRKIDAMQWISLVMIIVFGSLTIFLHDKTFIQLKPTALYWLFSGALFISAQFFQRNWIQVLMGKQVTLKEKSAHSVWHRLNMAWATFFFAMGALNLYIAFEYSEETWVNFKLFGSTGLLVVFVILQGLWLAKHIVQPNE, encoded by the coding sequence ATGAAATTCTTATTCGACCTCTTCCCCATAATTCTGTTTTTTGTGGCCTTTAAATTCGGTGATATTTATACGGCCACTATTGTTGCGATGGTAGCGACTATTGTTCAGATTCTTTGGGTCTATTACCGCCATCGCAAAATTGATGCCATGCAATGGATCAGCCTGGTGATGATCATCGTCTTTGGCAGCTTAACGATCTTTTTGCACGACAAGACTTTTATTCAGCTTAAGCCCACTGCTCTTTACTGGCTATTTTCCGGAGCACTTTTTATTAGTGCACAGTTTTTTCAAAGGAATTGGATACAGGTGCTGATGGGCAAACAGGTAACACTGAAAGAAAAAAGTGCCCATTCTGTTTGGCATCGTCTAAATATGGCCTGGGCTACCTTCTTTTTTGCAATGGGCGCTCTTAATTTGTATATTGCCTTTGAGTATTCTGAGGAAACCTGGGTTAACTTTAAATTGTTTGGTAGTACTGGCTTGTTAGTGGTTTTTGTTATCCTTCAGGGCCTGTGGCTTGCTAAACATATAGTGCAACCTAACGAATGA
- a CDS encoding BolA family protein: MNINQQRIAVFDDDLRRAFQVQSLKIEDESHLHAGHAGAASGGGHFKLEIVAPEFKGLNLVARHRAIYAALNQHIPKEIHALTISALAPDEVLD, encoded by the coding sequence ATGAATATCAATCAACAACGTATTGCAGTCTTTGACGATGATCTTCGCAGAGCCTTTCAAGTTCAGTCTCTCAAGATTGAGGATGAAAGCCACCTTCATGCTGGACATGCTGGTGCTGCAAGCGGTGGTGGACACTTTAAGCTGGAAATTGTCGCCCCGGAGTTTAAGGGTTTAAACCTAGTGGCTCGGCACAGGGCTATTTATGCCGCTCTAAATCAACACATTCCCAAGGAAATTCATGCTTTAACCATTTCCGCCTTGGCTCCTGATGAGGTTCTTGACTGA
- a CDS encoding peptidylprolyl isomerase produces MFNKRQLFSISLLGALFLAGNASAQNAVIVNGKSIPKAQLDKLVQRSGQPDNPQVRDQAREMLVTRELILQEADKRGVLQKEIVREQLEQARMGVLVSAVFEDFIEKEGVADTELKAAYDSVKAQYTGKEYHVEHILVEKESDAKAIIAQLKAGANFEDIAKAKSLDPGSAKNGGDLGWVSDKALVPEFSKAMVQLKNGQITDKPVKSQFGWHVIKMIDSRDVKAPSMDELKDQLKQMIMSDKNWQKAKFAELMQKLRTKAKIQ; encoded by the coding sequence ATGTTCAATAAACGTCAATTATTCTCAATCAGCCTTCTCGGAGCACTCTTTCTTGCAGGTAATGCTAGTGCACAAAATGCAGTCATCGTGAATGGCAAATCGATCCCAAAAGCGCAGCTTGATAAGCTGGTTCAACGCTCAGGCCAACCAGATAATCCTCAAGTACGCGACCAAGCACGTGAGATGCTTGTAACTCGTGAACTTATTTTGCAAGAAGCGGATAAACGTGGCGTCCTTCAAAAAGAAATCGTTCGTGAACAGCTTGAGCAGGCGCGCATGGGCGTATTGGTATCCGCAGTATTTGAAGACTTTATCGAAAAAGAAGGTGTGGCCGATACCGAGCTGAAAGCTGCTTACGATTCAGTCAAGGCGCAATACACTGGCAAGGAATATCACGTTGAGCACATCCTTGTTGAAAAAGAATCAGATGCAAAAGCAATCATTGCGCAACTAAAAGCTGGCGCAAATTTTGAAGATATCGCCAAGGCAAAGTCATTAGATCCCGGCTCTGCCAAGAATGGTGGTGATCTAGGCTGGGTAAGCGATAAAGCCTTGGTTCCAGAATTTTCTAAAGCAATGGTTCAGCTAAAGAATGGCCAAATTACAGATAAGCCCGTTAAATCTCAATTTGGATGGCACGTTATTAAGATGATTGATTCACGTGATGTAAAAGCACCAAGTATGGATGAATTAAAGGATCAATTAAAGCAAATGATCATGTCAGATAAGAACTGGCAGAAGGCTAAGTTCGCGGAGTTGATGCAAAAACTGCGTACTAAAGCAAAGATTCAATAA
- a CDS encoding MFS transporter: MTPSLRWAFGSFFFLYFAYVGLVSPYASLFFFDRGFSVIEIAALMSMLQITRIVGPFSWGWLSDYLSNRIGIIRFCACLAALVFLCIYFLDGYIGFFIWMFVLHTILSSLMPLGESATIHALYKDNSFDKRYGRLRLWGSIGFIVMVLAAGELFQRKSIELYPIVGTIVLFALAIITFCLHEPKMERRKMVKGELLVVLFNPDVRWFLLSGFFMIFAHAALYVFYSLYLADLGYNKLQIGLFWALGVAAEVLFFYFQSKVLSRLDAEVILQAAFGIGVIRFVLIAFLPVTSVLIAAQIMHAGTFAAHHSAATKLLQRWFTGPLQARGQALMATISYGLGGTLGGLCAGWIWETSQPRDVFVMSAFACGLAGMAIQKLRPRRYPAR, encoded by the coding sequence ATGACGCCATCACTTCGCTGGGCCTTCGGGTCCTTTTTCTTTTTATATTTCGCCTATGTTGGTCTGGTATCGCCTTATGCGAGCCTCTTCTTTTTTGATCGTGGATTTAGTGTCATCGAGATTGCGGCATTAATGTCCATGCTACAGATCACCAGAATCGTCGGCCCATTTTCTTGGGGTTGGTTATCAGACTATCTATCAAATCGTATTGGCATTATTCGTTTTTGCGCTTGTTTAGCTGCTCTCGTTTTTCTTTGCATCTATTTTTTAGATGGCTACATTGGCTTTTTCATATGGATGTTTGTTCTGCACACCATCTTAAGCAGCCTCATGCCTCTTGGCGAATCCGCTACCATCCATGCTTTATACAAAGACAATTCATTCGATAAGCGCTACGGAAGGCTACGTCTTTGGGGCTCTATCGGCTTTATCGTTATGGTACTTGCTGCAGGAGAGTTATTTCAGCGCAAGTCGATTGAGCTATACCCCATTGTGGGCACCATTGTTCTGTTTGCCTTAGCCATCATTACTTTTTGCCTGCACGAGCCAAAAATGGAGCGCCGCAAGATGGTGAAGGGAGAGCTATTAGTAGTGCTATTTAATCCTGATGTTCGCTGGTTTTTGCTGTCTGGGTTCTTTATGATTTTTGCCCATGCTGCTTTATATGTTTTTTACTCTCTCTATCTTGCTGATCTGGGTTACAACAAACTACAAATAGGTCTTTTTTGGGCGCTCGGGGTTGCTGCTGAAGTTCTCTTCTTTTACTTCCAAAGTAAAGTACTTAGCAGATTAGATGCAGAGGTCATTTTGCAAGCTGCATTTGGGATAGGTGTTATTAGATTTGTCTTGATTGCATTTCTACCCGTTACATCTGTCCTGATTGCGGCGCAAATCATGCATGCCGGCACATTTGCTGCACACCATAGCGCTGCTACCAAATTATTGCAACGCTGGTTTACAGGCCCTCTACAGGCAAGAGGTCAAGCTTTGATGGCCACAATCTCCTATGGCTTGGGAGGCACTTTAGGTGGGTTGTGTGCTGGCTGGATTTGGGAGACTTCTCAGCCCAGAGATGTATTTGTCATGTCCGCATTTGCATGTGGACTGGCGGGCATGGCGATCCAGAAACTCAGGCCGCGACGTTATCCCGCCAGATAA
- the aroC gene encoding chorismate synthase, which yields MSGNTLGLLFTVTTFGESHGPAIGAVVDGCPPGLQLSEADIQLDLDRRKPGTSRHVTQRKEEDRVEILSGVFEGKTTGTPIALLIRNTDQRSQDYGDILQTFRPGHADYAYQSKYGIRDPRGGGRSSARLTAPVVAAAAIAKKWLHEKYGTVFYGYMSQLGELEIPFKDAAEIEKNPFFAANAEMIPQLETYMDALRKAGDSCGARIEVRARNVPVGLGEPLFDKLDADIAHAMMGINAVKGVEIGAGFKCVAQRGSEHGDELHPDGFASNNSGGTLGGISTGQDLRVSIAIKPTSSIMSPKQSVDLNGNPITVQTKGRHDPCVGIRATPIAEAMLALVLMDHSLRHRAQCADVPASAASIPASQPGSFRD from the coding sequence ATGTCAGGAAATACTTTAGGCCTCCTTTTTACTGTCACTACTTTTGGTGAATCCCACGGTCCGGCTATCGGAGCTGTTGTTGATGGCTGTCCTCCAGGTTTGCAGCTATCTGAAGCGGATATTCAGTTGGATTTGGATCGTCGCAAACCGGGCACCTCAAGACACGTTACTCAGCGCAAAGAAGAAGATAGGGTGGAGATTCTTTCTGGAGTATTTGAGGGCAAAACTACAGGCACTCCCATTGCTTTGTTAATACGTAACACCGATCAACGTAGCCAAGACTACGGCGATATTTTGCAAACCTTTAGGCCAGGTCATGCAGATTACGCATATCAATCTAAGTACGGAATTCGTGACCCCCGCGGTGGCGGCAGATCTTCAGCACGCTTGACAGCCCCAGTTGTGGCTGCGGCTGCAATTGCCAAAAAATGGCTGCATGAAAAATATGGCACCGTGTTCTATGGTTATATGAGTCAACTGGGAGAGCTTGAAATCCCATTTAAAGACGCTGCAGAGATCGAAAAGAATCCGTTTTTTGCCGCAAATGCCGAAATGATTCCTCAGCTTGAAACTTACATGGATGCATTACGCAAAGCAGGGGACTCTTGCGGGGCTCGCATTGAAGTTCGCGCACGTAATGTTCCCGTAGGTTTAGGTGAGCCTTTATTTGATAAGTTGGATGCGGATATTGCGCATGCCATGATGGGAATTAATGCGGTGAAAGGTGTAGAAATCGGCGCCGGCTTTAAATGTGTTGCTCAACGTGGTAGCGAGCATGGTGATGAGCTGCATCCAGATGGTTTTGCATCGAATAATTCCGGCGGCACTCTTGGTGGCATTAGCACAGGTCAAGATTTGCGTGTTTCTATCGCAATTAAACCTACCTCAAGCATCATGAGTCCAAAGCAATCTGTGGATTTAAATGGAAATCCGATTACGGTTCAAACTAAGGGGCGTCATGATCCCTGTGTTGGTATTCGTGCAACCCCCATTGCTGAAGCAATGTTGGCTCTCGTATTAATGGATCACTCCTTGCGTCATCGCGCTCAGTGCGCCGATGTTCCCGCATCTGCAGCATCCATTCCAGCATCGCAGCCCGGATCTTTTCGCGATTGA
- a CDS encoding CBS domain-containing protein, translating into MKVRDILRVKGSTLFTVAPDTALQTAVLVMSEHDIGSLVVMEYDKLVGILTFREVIAALAKHHGKLEGLQVSSVMNQKPLTCNMETEIDEVRRMMLVDHARYLPVVDQKMLMGVISFYDVAKSVVEAQDFENTMLKAYIRDWPEDTEKAAP; encoded by the coding sequence ATGAAAGTTCGTGACATATTGCGCGTTAAGGGAAGCACCCTTTTTACGGTAGCTCCAGATACAGCCCTGCAAACTGCGGTTCTGGTCATGAGTGAACACGATATTGGTTCCTTAGTGGTAATGGAATACGACAAGCTGGTTGGAATTCTGACTTTCCGTGAAGTTATTGCTGCCTTGGCAAAACATCATGGCAAGCTTGAGGGATTACAAGTGAGCTCGGTAATGAATCAGAAGCCTTTGACCTGCAATATGGAAACCGAAATAGATGAAGTGCGTCGCATGATGTTGGTAGACCACGCTCGGTATCTGCCGGTAGTGGATCAAAAGATGTTGATGGGCGTGATTTCTTTCTATGACGTTGCAAAATCCGTAGTGGAAGCCCAGGATTTTGAAAACACCATGCTCAAGGCTTATATCCGCGACTGGCCTGAAGATACTGAAAAAGCTGCTCCCTAG
- a CDS encoding YhjD/YihY/BrkB family envelope integrity protein: MRFIRNPQLWLSLGKEIWERNRGQNLKQIAASLAFTTTLSMVPMVTIATMLIGYLPSVIQIKNAFKSWLLDTYMPGGINQQVFVYLDQFSSQAKGLTFVGLAGLIITTIMTLAVIESAFNQIFKVTTSRPLHKKIAIYSAATILGPILLGFGIYLSGVLFSASEGWISAISFGFQLVATIAPIFLAVLVYAVVYKVLPYAKILWRDAFTGAFVAALAFELMKFGFAIFLSHTAFYKTVYGAFAIFPLGLMWIYMTWWITLTGAVLVANLPEIRSGVIRVIRY, translated from the coding sequence ATGCGCTTCATTCGTAACCCCCAATTATGGCTCTCTCTTGGAAAAGAGATCTGGGAGCGCAATCGCGGTCAAAATTTAAAGCAAATTGCCGCAAGCCTAGCCTTTACCACCACATTATCAATGGTTCCCATGGTGACCATAGCGACCATGCTTATTGGCTATTTGCCAAGCGTTATTCAAATAAAGAATGCTTTTAAATCCTGGCTTCTGGATACCTATATGCCAGGTGGTATCAATCAACAAGTTTTTGTGTACTTGGATCAATTCTCATCTCAGGCAAAAGGCTTAACTTTTGTCGGTTTAGCGGGCCTCATCATTACAACAATTATGACCCTAGCTGTGATAGAAAGTGCCTTTAATCAAATTTTTAAAGTCACTACTAGTCGACCTCTTCATAAAAAAATTGCGATCTATAGTGCAGCAACAATTCTGGGCCCAATACTGTTGGGCTTTGGCATCTACCTCAGCGGCGTCTTGTTTAGCGCATCAGAAGGTTGGATCAGTGCAATTTCTTTTGGCTTTCAATTAGTTGCAACCATAGCACCCATCTTCCTGGCCGTTCTAGTTTATGCAGTGGTCTACAAAGTCCTCCCATATGCCAAAATTTTATGGCGGGATGCCTTCACCGGCGCTTTTGTAGCAGCGTTGGCTTTTGAGTTAATGAAATTTGGCTTTGCTATCTTCTTAAGTCATACCGCCTTCTATAAGACGGTATATGGGGCTTTTGCCATTTTCCCTTTGGGGCTGATGTGGATTTATATGACCTGGTGGATTACCTTGACTGGAGCGGTGCTCGTGGCTAATTTGCCAGAGATCCGCAGCGGCGTCATTAGGGTTATTCGTTACTAA
- the wrbA gene encoding NAD(P)H:quinone oxidoreductase → MSQPDILVLYYSRYGATKDLARLIAEGIESVPGVNARLRTVPPVSTVCEATDAAVPQDGAPYAEYSDLQECIGLALGSPTRFGNMAAPMKYFWDGSSSEWMNGALIGKPACVFTSTGSMHGGQESTLLTMMIPLLHHGMMLMGIPYSEPDLMSSSTGGSPYGVTHLAHADGRAPISSEEQRLAKAQGKRLAETALMLHLNKK, encoded by the coding sequence ATGAGCCAACCCGATATTTTAGTTTTGTACTACTCCCGTTATGGTGCAACCAAGGACTTGGCGCGCCTAATTGCTGAGGGCATTGAAAGCGTTCCAGGCGTAAATGCCCGGCTAAGAACCGTACCCCCTGTCTCCACTGTTTGCGAAGCAACGGATGCGGCCGTGCCCCAAGATGGCGCTCCTTACGCGGAATATTCAGATTTGCAGGAATGTATAGGCCTTGCCTTAGGCTCACCTACCCGTTTTGGCAACATGGCAGCACCCATGAAATACTTTTGGGATGGCAGCTCATCCGAATGGATGAACGGCGCCTTAATTGGTAAACCAGCCTGTGTATTTACAAGTACTGGTAGCATGCACGGCGGACAAGAAAGTACTCTTTTAACGATGATGATTCCGCTTCTGCATCACGGCATGATGTTGATGGGTATTCCATATAGCGAGCCTGATCTCATGTCTTCAAGTACGGGTGGCAGTCCATATGGTGTTACTCACCTTGCCCATGCCGACGGTCGAGCACCCATTAGCTCTGAAGAACAGCGTCTCGCTAAAGCACAAGGTAAGCGATTGGCTGAAACCGCATTAATGCTCCATCTCAATAAAAAGTAA
- a CDS encoding DUF2069 domain-containing protein produces the protein MIQKILDKNPYQLIATAAFVDLFILCVSWEWFISPLRPGGSWLILKGIPLLFAIPGLWNGKVYTMQWASMLILLYVTEGLVRILETGANFWLAVLETALATTGFVCLLMYLKPIKKEAKALKKRNAE, from the coding sequence ATGATCCAAAAGATTCTCGATAAAAACCCCTATCAACTGATAGCCACTGCTGCCTTTGTTGACCTATTTATTCTTTGTGTGAGTTGGGAGTGGTTTATCTCTCCCTTGAGACCTGGCGGCTCTTGGTTGATTCTGAAGGGCATCCCCTTGTTGTTTGCTATTCCAGGCCTTTGGAACGGCAAGGTTTATACGATGCAATGGGCCTCGATGTTGATCTTGCTCTATGTCACCGAAGGCTTAGTTCGTATTTTAGAAACAGGCGCTAACTTTTGGCTTGCTGTTCTTGAAACCGCTCTTGCTACAACTGGCTTTGTTTGCTTATTGATGTATCTAAAGCCAATCAAAAAAGAGGCTAAAGCACTGAAAAAGCGTAATGCAGAATAA